The following are encoded together in the Acidicapsa ligni genome:
- a CDS encoding response regulator, whose product MFEMPSGYILAGDEFFRNQMGSLTDAKGSEELHRSRPTVLVVDDERRIADTLKEILEMNGFHVVAAYDGWDALETVAHFQPDYVLSDVLMPRMNGVELAISLRKMFPTTRILLFSGQAGISEILMDGYRQGFEFELIAKPIHPLKLIEHLKNQQS is encoded by the coding sequence ATGTTTGAAATGCCATCTGGTTATATCCTGGCCGGTGATGAATTCTTTCGGAATCAGATGGGATCTTTAACCGATGCGAAGGGCTCAGAGGAACTACATCGAAGCCGACCGACAGTGCTGGTCGTCGATGATGAACGTCGGATCGCCGACACGCTGAAGGAAATCCTTGAAATGAATGGTTTCCATGTCGTTGCCGCTTACGATGGCTGGGATGCGCTTGAAACGGTTGCACACTTTCAGCCAGATTATGTGCTCTCGGATGTCCTGATGCCGCGAATGAACGGGGTCGAACTTGCTATTTCTCTCCGCAAAATGTTTCCGACCACACGAATATTGTTGTTCTCAGGGCAAGCTGGGATTTCAGAGATTCTGATGGACGGTTACAGGCAAGGCTTCGAGTTCGAATTGATCGCGAAGCCTATTCACCCACTCAAGCTAATTGAGCACCTCAAAAATCAGCAATCTTAG
- a CDS encoding PAS domain S-box protein: protein MQLGPDTFPSDQPNDGSNIAADTRLHFAALVNSSPDPIITKDLTGKILSWNKAAAQVFGYQEEEILGQSMLRLIPLEFHGQENELLRKLKEDEPISPYETNWLKKDGGNIPVSVTVYPVRNIDGRVIGASKVACDLSNRAQNDESRFRLAAIVDSADDAIVSKDLNGIVTSWNEGARKMFGYTSEEMVGQPLLRIIPEDLYYEEYEILRKLRIGERIDHYETTRRRNTGESVEVSVTISPIRNGTGKVIGASKIARDISDRKRIERLLIQSEKLAATGRMAATIAHEINNPLEAVMNLIFLARLHSMADGKVNQYLLTAEEELDRVSHIARQTLGYYKDTGSPSEVHLHDLIQNVLGVYSSRLLSTEISVDTQFDDLQKIAVSKGEILQVFSNIVANALDSMRQGGVLQISIRKLTGPTGDGIQVVVRDTGTGIKPEHLGKIFEPFFTTKGDLGTGIGLWVARQLIERRGGQISVASSTGKENGVGTTITVFIPFALPASPLAGDRQ from the coding sequence TTGCAACTCGGACCCGACACTTTTCCTTCCGACCAGCCCAACGATGGCAGCAATATAGCTGCAGATACGCGTCTGCACTTTGCCGCCTTAGTGAACTCTTCACCAGACCCCATCATCACTAAAGACCTAACGGGAAAGATCCTTAGTTGGAATAAGGCCGCAGCCCAAGTATTCGGCTATCAAGAGGAAGAGATCCTGGGACAATCGATGCTCCGGCTTATTCCCCTGGAGTTTCATGGCCAAGAAAACGAGCTACTGCGAAAGCTAAAAGAGGATGAACCGATCTCTCCTTACGAAACTAACTGGCTCAAGAAGGATGGTGGAAACATACCTGTTTCGGTAACCGTCTACCCGGTTAGGAACATCGATGGCCGCGTGATTGGAGCTTCCAAAGTTGCGTGTGATCTCTCCAATCGCGCGCAAAACGATGAGAGCCGTTTCAGGCTTGCAGCTATCGTCGATTCCGCAGACGACGCCATTGTCAGCAAAGACCTCAATGGGATTGTTACGAGTTGGAATGAAGGTGCCCGCAAGATGTTTGGTTATACCTCGGAAGAGATGGTCGGGCAGCCCCTGCTGCGGATTATTCCGGAGGACCTGTATTACGAAGAATACGAAATCCTGCGAAAACTGAGAATTGGGGAACGTATCGATCATTACGAGACCACACGCAGAAGGAATACGGGAGAGAGCGTCGAGGTTTCAGTAACAATCTCTCCTATAAGAAATGGTACGGGCAAGGTAATAGGCGCTTCAAAGATCGCTCGCGACATTTCGGATCGGAAGCGAATTGAGCGCTTATTGATCCAATCGGAAAAACTTGCGGCCACCGGGCGAATGGCCGCCACGATCGCTCACGAGATCAATAATCCACTTGAAGCGGTAATGAACCTGATCTTTCTGGCGCGCCTGCACAGCATGGCGGACGGAAAGGTCAATCAATATCTACTCACGGCGGAAGAGGAACTTGATCGAGTCTCCCATATCGCTCGACAAACCCTCGGTTACTACAAGGACACGGGTTCTCCCTCCGAGGTTCATCTCCACGATCTCATCCAGAACGTACTTGGGGTATACAGCTCGCGACTTCTGTCGACCGAAATTTCGGTAGATACACAATTCGATGATCTGCAAAAAATCGCCGTCAGCAAAGGTGAGATTCTTCAGGTCTTCTCCAATATCGTTGCGAACGCCCTCGATTCGATGCGCCAGGGGGGAGTGCTCCAGATTTCCATCCGTAAACTGACTGGCCCTACCGGGGACGGAATTCAAGTTGTCGTTCGCGACACTGGAACGGGAATCAAGCCTGAACACCTGGGGAAGATCTTCGAGCCGTTCTTCACAACCAAGGGTGACCTCGGAACGGGGATCGGATTGTGGGTGGCAAGGCAGCTGATCGAAAGACGCGGCGGTCAGATTTCAGTTGCCAGCAGCACAGGGAAAGAGAACGGCGTGGGCACGACTATCACCGTCTTCATACCCTTCGCCCTACCTGCGTCGCCTCTTGCGGGGGACCGACAGTGA
- a CDS encoding efflux RND transporter permease subunit yields the protein MSGFSIRNPYLIVVLCLVIMILGTVSVADMPVDMFPPINLPVVAVATFYSGMPPQQIETNITYHLERQFTLAGGIDHMESRSLPGVSLVKVYFRAGTDPDADAATISSLAMSDLRDMPPGTYPPIVLKQDASSIPVALVPLSGSGLNESKLKDIGQNFVRNQLASVAGASVPQPFGGRWRQIMLYADPYKLEANQLSPMDVVRSVNDANVILPAGDVQIGRYDYNIYTNSMLKGSADIAQVPLKMVGESPVRVGDVATPQDSFGLQYNIVRVDGQRAVYIPIFKQGGDSNTIAIVNGVQDTLKKLYDVPSSLKSKVVFDQSRFVKTAIETLLHEGGIGLFLTCLMILIFLGSMRATIAVFFSIPLSLLTTFFVLKLSGSSINSMVLGGLALALSRLIDNSVVVLENIFRHLEEGEAPVVAAERGGREVALPVLAGTLTTVVVFFPVTLLFGVSKFLFSALALAVVISLFASYFVALTVVPLFCSRYIKSPHGDVIHESAETEEAVPPSMGRHNTGLWSRFNARFTAGFDSLLHRYDKLVGRVLDAPRVTLAGFGLAFACSLLLFPLLGLSFFPRTDAGQFVINFKAPSGTKLEATEGEAAKIEAIVHRIVSQHDMGMTVTNIGVDPGFSALFSPNSAMHTGFTQVALASDHKTSSFEYIDEMKQAIAKELPELQTFYSSGSLVDGVLNMGSPAPIDVRVAGNDMTADFGVAQQIAGRIRAVRGVADVYIPQDIDYPSLRIGIDRTRASELGLTEKEVVSNIITALTSNQMIAPSIWIDPNSGNNYFLTVMYKEGQIKSLDDLKAIPLHGTNVIQPTRLDMVASIEQFNAPTEMDHTQIRRVMDIYVRPQGEDLGRISKEIQAIVDSANPPHGINVSLTGSVASMNSSFRSFAVGLVLSVVLLYLVLVAQFRSFMDPFIILLALPPGITGVILALLAFRTTLNVMSLMGVVMLAGIALSNSILIVEFAHHLLKEDMGVRQAITTSCRVRLRPILMTSLATLIGLLPMALKLGEGSESYAPLAQALIGGLTISVLLTVFLVPAGFYLVYGNKAENVGS from the coding sequence ATGTCGGGATTTTCTATACGGAACCCATATCTGATCGTAGTGCTATGCCTCGTCATTATGATCCTGGGCACGGTCAGCGTCGCCGACATGCCGGTGGACATGTTTCCTCCGATCAATCTCCCGGTAGTAGCGGTCGCCACTTTCTATTCCGGCATGCCCCCTCAGCAGATTGAGACAAACATTACTTACCACTTAGAGAGGCAGTTCACTCTCGCCGGTGGTATTGATCACATGGAGTCGCGTTCTCTTCCTGGCGTGAGCCTGGTCAAGGTTTACTTTCGTGCTGGAACTGACCCCGATGCAGACGCGGCAACTATCTCTTCGTTGGCCATGAGCGATCTGCGTGACATGCCGCCCGGCACTTATCCGCCAATCGTACTGAAACAGGATGCCTCCAGTATTCCAGTGGCTCTTGTACCTTTGAGCGGTTCAGGGCTCAATGAAAGCAAGCTGAAGGACATAGGACAAAATTTCGTCCGCAACCAGTTGGCTAGTGTTGCAGGAGCATCGGTGCCTCAGCCATTTGGTGGTCGTTGGCGGCAGATCATGCTCTATGCTGACCCGTACAAGTTGGAGGCCAATCAACTCAGCCCGATGGACGTTGTTCGTTCAGTAAACGATGCGAACGTGATCCTTCCGGCGGGTGACGTACAGATCGGACGTTACGACTACAACATCTACACCAACTCCATGCTTAAGGGCAGCGCCGATATCGCTCAGGTTCCACTCAAAATGGTGGGAGAGTCGCCCGTACGGGTTGGTGATGTAGCAACGCCGCAGGATTCATTTGGATTGCAGTACAACATTGTTCGTGTCGATGGGCAGCGGGCAGTCTATATCCCGATCTTCAAGCAGGGCGGCGATTCCAACACAATCGCTATCGTGAACGGCGTCCAAGACACGCTGAAGAAGTTATATGACGTTCCGTCATCCCTGAAGAGCAAAGTGGTATTCGATCAGTCGCGCTTCGTGAAGACAGCGATCGAAACGCTGCTACATGAGGGAGGCATCGGACTCTTCCTTACTTGCCTAATGATCTTGATCTTTTTAGGCAGCATGCGAGCGACCATCGCTGTCTTCTTCTCTATCCCGCTTTCCTTGTTAACGACCTTTTTTGTTCTCAAACTGTCAGGCAGTTCCATTAACAGCATGGTGCTCGGAGGGCTGGCACTAGCGCTTTCGCGCCTCATCGACAACTCGGTGGTGGTGCTGGAAAATATCTTTCGTCATCTTGAAGAGGGCGAAGCGCCGGTCGTCGCCGCTGAGAGAGGCGGTCGCGAAGTCGCGCTGCCAGTTCTTGCTGGAACTCTCACCACCGTCGTGGTTTTCTTTCCGGTCACGTTGTTATTCGGCGTCAGCAAGTTTCTCTTCTCAGCCCTTGCCTTGGCTGTTGTCATCTCGCTCTTTGCCTCATATTTCGTTGCATTAACCGTGGTGCCACTCTTTTGTTCTCGTTATATCAAGAGTCCCCACGGAGACGTTATCCATGAGTCAGCAGAGACAGAAGAAGCTGTTCCGCCATCGATGGGCAGGCACAACACCGGTTTATGGTCGCGATTCAACGCGCGTTTTACTGCGGGCTTCGATTCACTGCTACATCGATACGACAAACTGGTCGGTCGCGTTCTCGATGCGCCGCGCGTCACGCTCGCTGGCTTTGGCCTGGCCTTTGCTTGCAGTCTTCTTCTCTTTCCGTTGCTTGGACTGTCGTTTTTCCCACGCACGGATGCAGGCCAATTCGTCATCAACTTCAAAGCGCCCTCCGGCACGAAGCTTGAAGCGACGGAAGGAGAGGCAGCCAAGATTGAAGCGATCGTGCATCGGATCGTGTCTCAGCATGACATGGGCATGACCGTCACCAACATTGGTGTCGATCCGGGATTCTCAGCGCTCTTTTCGCCAAACTCTGCGATGCATACAGGCTTTACGCAAGTCGCGCTCGCCTCTGACCACAAGACGAGCAGCTTCGAGTACATCGATGAAATGAAGCAGGCGATCGCGAAGGAACTTCCTGAACTGCAGACCTTCTACTCCTCAGGCAGCCTCGTTGACGGTGTTCTCAATATGGGTTCCCCTGCGCCTATCGATGTTCGGGTGGCGGGCAATGACATGACGGCAGACTTCGGAGTTGCGCAGCAGATCGCCGGTCGCATTCGAGCCGTGCGCGGAGTAGCTGACGTTTATATTCCACAGGATATCGACTATCCGTCTCTGCGCATCGGTATCGACCGCACCCGGGCGAGCGAACTTGGATTAACAGAGAAAGAAGTGGTTTCAAATATCATCACTGCCCTCACCTCGAACCAGATGATTGCACCCAGCATCTGGATTGATCCAAACAGTGGGAATAACTATTTTCTTACCGTGATGTACAAAGAGGGTCAGATCAAATCGCTCGATGATTTGAAAGCCATTCCGCTGCATGGAACAAATGTCATACAGCCTACACGGCTGGATATGGTCGCAAGCATTGAGCAATTCAATGCGCCAACGGAAATGGATCATACCCAGATCAGGCGGGTCATGGACATCTACGTGCGACCGCAGGGCGAAGATCTGGGTCGCATTTCCAAAGAGATTCAAGCCATTGTGGATTCAGCAAATCCTCCGCACGGAATAAACGTTTCGCTCACCGGCAGCGTAGCATCGATGAACTCATCGTTTCGCAGCTTCGCCGTTGGGCTGGTTCTGTCGGTTGTGCTGCTGTATCTCGTACTTGTTGCCCAATTCCGATCTTTTATGGACCCGTTCATCATCCTACTGGCTCTCCCGCCAGGCATCACTGGCGTGATCCTGGCGTTGCTCGCATTTCGGACTACCCTTAATGTGATGTCGTTGATGGGCGTGGTCATGCTGGCGGGCATCGCCCTCTCGAACAGCATCCTGATCGTGGAATTTGCGCACCATTTGCTGAAAGAGGATATGGGTGTACGCCAGGCCATTACGACATCCTGCCGTGTTCGACTACGTCCAATTCTGATGACATCCCTGGCGACGCTGATTGGCCTTTTGCCAATGGCGCTCAAGCTCGGTGAAGGCAGCGAGTCGTATGCTCCACTAGCGCAGGCTCTCATTGGTGGCCTCACCATTTCAGTTCTGCTCACTGTATTTCTTGTTCCCGCTGGCTTCTACCTTGTGTATGGCAACAAGGCGGAGAACGTGGGATCTTAG
- a CDS encoding efflux RND transporter periplasmic adaptor subunit → MAYLRKISIAALPVTAACLLTSCRSTVAPSAAITTVPVATVGTASLENDLVLTAEFRPYQEVDVMAKIAGYVKSIGVDIGDHVKQNAVLATLDVPEIQDDVAKAKAGVAGADANIVTAQAAIQRAQAGADIASLSFKRIQDVATRDKGLVPRQEIDVAQSRQLEAAAQLASATSSLRAAQESKAGAESEYSRAVAMMQYATIRAPFNGVITKRYANTGSMIQAGISSQSQAMPIVKLAQNDLLRLILPVPVSAVSEIRDGQVVDVNIMSLGKTLQGKVTRHADSVQMATRTMDTEVDVPNPGGTLVPGMYAEVHLHLAARPNVLSVPLDAVDGLGTSVQQTYIVRDGVVHLVQVETGLQTPTRVEILSGLQSGDKVIVGRHTGLSDGEKVDAQPAGYETSAVHS, encoded by the coding sequence ATGGCTTATCTGAGAAAGATTTCAATCGCGGCGTTGCCGGTCACTGCAGCCTGTCTCTTGACTTCGTGTAGGTCAACGGTCGCGCCAAGCGCTGCTATAACGACTGTCCCTGTGGCGACGGTTGGAACAGCAAGCCTGGAAAACGATCTTGTGCTTACGGCTGAATTTCGCCCGTACCAGGAAGTTGATGTCATGGCGAAGATTGCCGGATATGTGAAATCGATCGGTGTCGATATTGGCGATCATGTAAAGCAGAATGCTGTTCTTGCCACGCTTGATGTTCCTGAAATTCAGGATGACGTAGCCAAGGCGAAAGCAGGAGTGGCCGGAGCCGATGCGAATATCGTAACCGCGCAGGCTGCTATTCAGAGAGCCCAGGCGGGAGCCGACATTGCATCTCTTTCGTTCAAACGAATCCAGGATGTAGCAACGAGGGACAAGGGGCTAGTGCCACGGCAGGAGATCGACGTTGCCCAATCTCGGCAACTGGAAGCGGCCGCTCAACTTGCAAGTGCCACTTCATCCTTGAGGGCTGCGCAGGAGAGCAAAGCAGGTGCAGAATCGGAATATTCGCGGGCTGTCGCCATGATGCAGTATGCAACGATCCGGGCACCCTTCAATGGCGTGATCACCAAGCGCTACGCAAACACTGGATCGATGATTCAGGCTGGAATTTCGTCTCAATCGCAGGCGATGCCGATTGTGAAGCTGGCGCAGAACGATCTCTTACGGCTGATCCTGCCAGTTCCTGTCAGTGCTGTCTCTGAAATTCGCGATGGCCAGGTTGTAGACGTGAATATCATGAGCCTCGGCAAAACCTTACAAGGCAAGGTCACTCGTCATGCTGACTCAGTGCAGATGGCCACGCGCACGATGGACACTGAAGTCGATGTTCCAAACCCAGGTGGAACGTTGGTACCTGGGATGTACGCCGAAGTTCATCTCCATCTGGCAGCCCGACCGAACGTCTTGAGTGTTCCGCTCGATGCGGTTGATGGCCTAGGGACGAGCGTCCAGCAGACTTACATTGTCCGCGACGGTGTTGTTCATCTCGTTCAGGTGGAGACTGGATTGCAGACGCCCACTCGTGTCGAGATTCTGTCCGGACTGCAAAGCGGAGACAAGGTGATTGTTGGCCGCCATACCGGATTGTCGGACGGGGAAAAGGTTGATGCCCAGCCCGCTGGTTACGAAACCTCAGCAGTTCACAGCTAA
- a CDS encoding TolC family protein, whose amino-acid sequence MKLSHSLIFGALMLACLPSVPSRAQASSILTPTAGSQPVITLTDAEAAAVKNQPKMLAAQLRARAYQEREREARSGLLPMIEFNATGVQVADTGTSTAAGNITTSSISDRFAYGGNLAQLVTDFGRTSALVRSARSAARAQNELATLTVAQVRLNVRSAYYQVLGAEAVLRAAEAAQQNRSLILRQLSALAQSQLRSTLDVNFAKVLESEAELAVVRAEATVAERRARLATAMGEQRPVNATLSEPVLPGDSLPSNPDELFKEATERRADLSAVQDQQQSATEFAKSEKRLSYPTLNVLASAGEIPFHDHTLHDDYAAAGFNLKIPVFNGGLYAARRTEADLEAKAKARDVQELQLEVNEQVRDAWYRADEAYRSLDVTNRLVAQSKEALRLAQDRYDAELGSIVELNEAQLNETSAEITAADATYTYLVRRAELDYATGALN is encoded by the coding sequence ATGAAGCTTTCGCATTCCCTGATATTCGGTGCCCTGATGCTTGCCTGCCTGCCTTCGGTTCCTTCGAGGGCGCAGGCAAGCTCGATTCTGACACCGACAGCGGGCTCCCAGCCAGTGATCACTTTGACCGACGCGGAAGCTGCCGCAGTCAAGAATCAGCCTAAGATGCTTGCGGCACAACTCCGCGCACGTGCTTACCAGGAGCGAGAGCGAGAGGCTCGTTCGGGGCTGCTACCGATGATTGAATTCAATGCAACAGGCGTTCAAGTCGCGGATACAGGTACATCGACCGCAGCGGGCAATATAACCACATCTTCTATTTCAGATCGATTTGCCTATGGTGGCAACCTGGCACAACTCGTCACCGACTTTGGGAGAACTAGCGCACTCGTCAGAAGCGCCCGATCCGCAGCAAGAGCACAAAATGAGTTGGCAACTTTGACCGTCGCCCAGGTGCGATTAAACGTTCGATCCGCCTACTATCAGGTCTTGGGTGCAGAAGCAGTCCTTCGAGCTGCTGAAGCTGCACAACAAAATCGAAGCTTGATCTTGCGGCAACTCTCTGCATTGGCACAAAGCCAGCTTCGCTCGACGCTCGATGTGAACTTTGCCAAAGTCCTGGAGAGCGAGGCCGAACTTGCTGTGGTTCGTGCGGAAGCCACAGTTGCAGAGCGGAGGGCCCGGCTCGCCACAGCGATGGGAGAACAACGGCCGGTAAACGCCACGCTGAGTGAGCCTGTGCTACCGGGAGATTCGTTACCATCCAATCCGGACGAGTTGTTTAAGGAAGCAACTGAGCGGCGTGCGGACCTCAGTGCAGTGCAGGATCAACAGCAGTCTGCGACAGAGTTTGCTAAATCAGAAAAACGCCTCAGCTACCCAACTCTGAATGTGCTCGCATCGGCTGGTGAGATTCCATTTCACGACCATACTTTGCATGATGACTATGCCGCGGCTGGCTTCAACCTGAAGATTCCAGTTTTCAACGGAGGCCTGTATGCAGCTAGGCGTACTGAGGCCGATCTTGAGGCAAAGGCCAAAGCTCGCGATGTGCAAGAGCTTCAGCTTGAGGTGAATGAGCAGGTTCGGGATGCGTGGTATCGCGCGGACGAGGCATACCGCAGCCTGGATGTGACCAACCGCCTTGTCGCACAAAGTAAAGAAGCGTTACGTCTCGCCCAGGACCGCTATGACGCTGAACTAGGCAGCATTGTTGAGCTGAATGAGGCGCAGTTAAACGAGACCTCGGCAGAAATCACTGCTGCGGACGCGACCTACACCTACCTCGTCCGGAGAGCGGAGCTCGACTACGCTACGGGAGCGCTGAATTGA
- a CDS encoding response regulator transcription factor: MIIEDDRRMSDALASGVEAAGYDVATASSAEEGFFLVHTERPDLLLLDLTLPNRNGLDILRQIRTEGIDIRVLILTSHNTVEDRVEGLRSGADDYLGKPFSFPELMARIEALLRRSLPPSTPTSLTVGDLLLDTKTRSASRSGEKLDLSGREFDLLLYFVENRGRTVSREMLAKDVWRETSRYTPIDNVIDVQIARLRRKIDDPFTVKLLQTVRGLGFSLREPQA, encoded by the coding sequence ATGATTATCGAAGATGATCGGCGAATGTCCGACGCCCTTGCCTCCGGCGTTGAAGCGGCCGGCTACGACGTGGCGACGGCATCGTCTGCCGAGGAGGGCTTTTTCCTGGTACATACCGAGAGACCCGATCTCCTGTTGCTTGATTTAACGCTTCCAAATCGCAACGGTCTCGATATTCTTCGACAAATCCGCACGGAGGGAATCGATATTCGCGTCCTCATCCTGACTTCGCATAACACGGTGGAGGATCGCGTCGAGGGTCTTCGAAGCGGGGCGGACGACTACCTTGGAAAGCCGTTTTCTTTTCCAGAATTGATGGCTCGTATTGAGGCGCTTCTCCGGCGCTCCCTTCCACCGTCTACGCCGACTTCCCTGACGGTTGGAGACTTGCTGCTAGACACCAAAACGAGATCTGCGTCGAGATCTGGAGAGAAGCTGGATTTATCTGGACGAGAGTTCGATCTTCTTCTGTATTTTGTTGAGAACCGTGGAAGAACCGTGTCCCGCGAAATGCTGGCAAAGGATGTATGGCGAGAAACATCACGCTACACGCCGATTGACAACGTCATTGACGTACAGATCGCGCGGCTTCGTCGAAAGATCGATGATCCCTTCACCGTGAAGCTGCTTCAGACGGTGCGCGGACTTGGCTTCAGCTTGAGGGAGCCCCAAGCGTGA
- a CDS encoding ATP-binding protein encodes MLAVLLLLYAALVFAFQYVVLTRQIFHDEVQDVETVEGLLFFDVHGALQLRQDYYSRPQSHLLIDRMMEVLDSSGTVLYRSPTLNGMPLSGPPRPGEGDSSFDEHLVRLRDGSHVFLISHIHDMQGRRLLIRLGYDLGPLRSRMYQFFVLLLVAIPIALGLAALAGQAIAKRALRPLNRMAQDTEQITASNLHHRLEVLNPNDELGHIAQVFNHLLNRLEQAFIQLQRFTADAAHELRTPIAALRTVGEVALERGQDSEVYREAIGSILEETARLNETIDSLLLLARAEATQPGNPQTVFAVQPLVDEVLDLLQVVIDERRISVIEEGSPTEALNVRADKPLLRIAILNVLHNAVKFSPTGSTLRISYNQLDKLSPTLCIGFHDQGPGIATGEHERVFDRFFTSSSLATAPMSGAGLGLSVAKLVIQRIGGEIRFDQDVRSGARCLIELPVFER; translated from the coding sequence ATGCTGGCAGTCTTGCTGCTACTGTACGCTGCTCTCGTCTTCGCGTTTCAATACGTCGTACTGACTAGACAGATCTTTCACGACGAAGTGCAAGATGTTGAGACCGTCGAAGGGCTTCTTTTCTTCGATGTTCATGGTGCTCTGCAACTGCGGCAGGACTATTACTCCCGCCCTCAATCCCACTTGTTGATTGATCGGATGATGGAAGTACTCGATTCGTCGGGAACGGTTCTGTATAGAAGTCCCACTCTGAACGGAATGCCTCTGAGTGGGCCGCCGAGGCCAGGCGAAGGAGATAGTAGCTTCGACGAGCATCTTGTCCGACTGCGCGATGGCTCCCACGTATTTCTGATTAGTCACATTCATGATATGCAAGGCAGGCGATTGCTGATTCGCCTTGGATACGATCTAGGGCCACTTCGGTCTCGTATGTACCAGTTTTTTGTTTTGCTTCTGGTGGCAATTCCAATAGCTCTCGGCTTGGCAGCACTGGCTGGGCAGGCTATCGCAAAGAGGGCTTTACGCCCTCTCAACAGAATGGCTCAGGACACGGAGCAGATCACCGCAAGCAATCTCCACCACCGTCTTGAAGTCCTGAACCCAAACGATGAACTGGGCCATATCGCCCAGGTCTTCAATCATCTATTGAATCGGCTTGAGCAGGCATTCATACAACTCCAAAGGTTTACCGCAGATGCAGCTCATGAGCTTCGAACACCAATCGCAGCCTTGAGAACGGTGGGCGAAGTCGCTCTTGAAAGGGGTCAAGACTCAGAGGTGTACAGAGAAGCCATCGGAAGCATTCTTGAAGAGACAGCGCGACTCAACGAAACAATCGACAGTCTGCTATTGCTGGCGAGAGCGGAGGCAACACAACCAGGAAATCCGCAGACTGTTTTTGCCGTACAACCGCTCGTTGATGAAGTCCTCGATCTCCTGCAGGTTGTCATCGATGAGCGAAGGATTTCAGTCATTGAAGAGGGATCACCCACAGAGGCGCTGAACGTCCGTGCAGACAAACCGCTGCTGCGTATTGCAATCCTCAACGTGCTTCACAATGCAGTAAAGTTCTCGCCAACCGGTTCGACACTGAGAATTTCATATAATCAGCTCGACAAACTATCCCCGACCCTGTGCATAGGGTTTCACGATCAAGGGCCAGGAATCGCAACCGGGGAACACGAGAGGGTCTTCGATCGATTCTTCACAAGCAGTTCGCTGGCGACTGCTCCCATGAGCGGTGCTGGACTGGGGCTATCTGTTGCCAAGCTTGTGATTCAAAGGATTGGCGGTGAAATCCGATTCGACCAGGACGTTCGATCCGGCGCGAGATGCCTCATCGAGCTTCCGGTTTTTGAAAGATAA